Proteins co-encoded in one Plasmodium coatneyi strain Hackeri chromosome 7, complete sequence genomic window:
- a CDS encoding Dna excision-repair helicase yields the protein MVVFHLDDLEVFFPYDYIYPEQYAYMRYLKKTLDSEGHCVLEMPTGTGKTVAIFSLITSYQYKKNDEGKFIFCTRTVAEMEKSLIELKKVIQYRVDTLRRRAQQNGGGSNVDKVEVKGDQTTAESGNNVSNVNNVNSGNSCSSDGGFPPGDILAIGISARRCMCVNERVLRKHEREKIDEECRKLTATFVREKKYINQKINQLGNAHSDRISDFIVKNRQHIDIEDYFDIYNTTNSLEEYNDIGLCGYYENYKKEFLFELIQPGVYTIEDLKLMCKGYKNAKNENIPMCPYFCAKKIIEVAKVIVLNYQYVIDPKVSKSLFIGRDINKGVNLHKRDIIVFDEAHNIDSVCLEALSVNIDRNVLNKATSNIRKLLSKIEASRIMNEEKLRQDCNLILQQLRAQRGEQAQRGGGKTDTGTEGKTDLRGEVYIDEDLNLIFPGGANPTGVEEHAPSVGDTSTGEKPAKEESLMEGLAKLLGQSTRELIPTGKNEQTTVSSLFPEESKDAPTNGSNNGTDDPTDLHYSPLLMEDIVRNVVLPGNIRKSEHFLNLMRIVVMYLKKYVNIYEITSEGPLSFLYKCERETKLDTSFFKFCFDRLKSILNALQIVNVEDYSALNIVCNFCTLLGSYFQGFIIICEPYPEATGIYDPVIQFACLDSSIAMKSVINKYKSVVLTSGTITPLELYPKLLNFKTVLTASFPMSFDRSCVCPLIVTKSSDLVPLSSQFSLRSDITVIKNYGMLLVEMCKTIPDGIVAYFPSYIYMEEVISSWYELGIITNILDYKLIFIETKDIVSTTIALHNFKRACDLGKGAVFLSICRGKIAEGIDFDKHYGKCVILFGIPYQYTLSRILKARLDFLKETYNIQENEFLTFDAMRQASQCVGRIIRNKKDYGIMIFADIRYARNDKKSKLPPWIIKCMDLSNVNLTISTAVNISRKFLLNMSQEYKETGQTKLSQELICNQSKCWSLVKSVLNIDDFI from the coding sequence ATGGTGGTCTTCCACCTGGACGACCTGGAGGTGTTCTTCCCCTATGACTACATATACCCGGAGCAGTATGCCTACATGCGTTACCTGAAGAAGACGCTGGACAGTGAGGGTCACTGCGTGCTGGAGATGCCCACAGGTACGGGGAAGACGgtggccattttttccctcataaCGTCGTATCAGTATAAGAAGAATGACGAGGGtaagtttattttttgcacacggACGGTGGCCGAGATGGAAAAGTCGCTCATCGAGCTGAAGAAGGTTATTCAGTATAGAGTGGACACGTTGCGGCGGCGTGCCCAGCAGAACGGGGGGGGAAGTAATGTGGATAAGGTGGAGGTGAAGGGGGACCAAACTACCGCTGAAAGCGGGAACAACGTTAGCAACGTTAACAATGTTAATAGCGGTAATAGCTGCAGTAGCGATGGTGGCTTCCCCCCAGGAGATATACTAGCCATAGGAATTAGCGCTCGGAGGTGCATGTGCGTGAACGAACGGGTTCTACGAAAGCACGAACGTGAGAAGATAGACGAGGAATGCCGAAAATTGACTGCCACCTTTGTCCGGGAGAAGAAGTACATCAACCAGAAAATAAACCAATTGGGGAATGCACATTCGGATAGGATCTCCGATTTTATTGTAAAGAACAGACAACACATAGATATAGAGGATTATTTCGACATTTATAACACGACCAACTCCCTGGAGGAGTATAATGACATAGGGTTGTGTGGATACTACGAGAATTACAAAAAGGAGTTTCTGTTCGAGTTGATTCAGCCAGGTGTGTACACCATAGAGGATCTGAAGCTAATGTGTAAGGGGtataaaaatgcaaaaaatgagaatatTCCCATGTGTCCCTATTTTTGCGCAAAGAAAATTATTGAGGTGGCCAAAGTGATTGTGTTAAACTACCAGTACGTGATCGACCCCAAGGTATCCAAGTCGCTCTTCATCGGAAGGGACATAAATAAAGGGGTGAATCTACACAAGAGGGACATTATCGTTTTCGACGAGGCGCACAATATTGACAGTGTCTGCCTGGAGGCACTGAGCGTGAACATCGACAGGAACGTCCTGAACAAGGCCACCTCAAATATTAGGAAGCTGCTCAGCAAAATTGAGGCGTCCCGAATTATGAACGAGGAGAAGCTGCGGCAGGACTGCAACCTGATTTTGCAGCAGCTCCGGGCGCAACGGGGCGAACAGGCCCaacgggggggaggaaagacCGACACGGggacagaaggaaaaaccgACTTGAGGGGAGAGGTCTACATTGATGAAGacttaaatttaattttccctGGGGGGGCAAATCCCACTGGAGTGGAAGAGCATGCACCATCCGTAGGGGATACCTCCACGGGGGAGAAACcggcaaaggaagaaagtctaATGGAAGGGTTGGCGAAGTTACTAGGTCAGTCGACTAGGGAGCTAATCCCAACCGGTAAAAACGAGCAAACTACAGTTAGTAGTCTGTTCCCCGAGGAGAGCAAAGACGCCCCCACGAATGGTAGTAATAACGGAACAGATGACCCAACGGATCTGCACTACAGTCCGTTACTAATGGAGGACATTGTAAGAAATGTGGTTCTCCCTGGGAATATCCGAAAGTCGGAACACTTTTTAAACTTGATGAGAATAGTTGTGATGTACCTGAAAAAGTATGTGAACATATACGAGATAACATCAGAAGGTCCACTGTCCTTTTTGTATAAATGTGAGAGAGAGACAAAACTGGACacgtctttttttaagttctGTTTTGATCGGTTGAAGTCTATATTGAATGCCCTGCAAATAGTTAATGTGGAAGACTACTCAGCCTTAAACATCGTGTGTAACTTTTGCACCTTGCTGGGGAGCTACTTTCAAGGGTTTATCATCATATGTGAGCCTTATCCGGAGGCTACCGGTATCTACGACCCGGTAATTCAGTTCGCTTGTCTAGATTCCTCCATAGCAATGAAGTCAGTGATTAACAAATATAAATCGGTTGTTCTGACAAGCGGAACAATCACCCCGTTGGAGTTATATCCTAAGTTGCTAAACTTCAAGACGGTGTTGACGGCGTCCTTTCCGATGTCCTTCGATAGGAGTTGTGTGTGTCCCCTTATCGTTACGAAAAGTTCTGACCTCGTACCGTTATCTTCGCAGTTTTCTCTACGAAGTGACATAACGGTTATAAAAAACTACGGCATGCTTCTAGTAGAAATGTGCAAAACGATACCTGATGGGATCGTGGCTTACTTCCCTTCGTACATCTACATGGAGGAGGTCATCTCCTCTTGGTACGAACTGGGCATCATAACAAACATCCTCGATTATAAGCTCATATTTATTGAGACGAAGGATATCGTATCAACAACAATTGCTCTGCACAACTTTAAGAGGGCATGTGACTTAGGCAAAGGAGCTGtttttttatccatttgTCGTGGGAAAATTGCCGAAGGGATTGATTTTGATAAGCACTACGGGAAGTGTGTGATCCTTTTTGGCATCCCCTACCAGTATACCCTCTCCAGGATCCTAAAGGCGAGGTTagactttttaaaagaaacaTACAACATTCAGGAAAATGAGTTTCTAACCTTCGACGCGATGCGCCAGGCGTCCCAATGTGTTGGACGTATTATACGAAACAAGAAGGACTATGGGATTATGATCTTTGCAGACATTCGATACGCACGGAACGATAAGAAGAGCAAGCTGCCCCCCTGGATCATCAAATGCATGGACCTATCGAACGTGAACCTCACAATCAGCACGGCCGTAAATATTTCCCGCAAGTTCCTTCTAAACATGTCTCAGGAGTACAAGGAAACGGGCCAGACCAAACTTTCGCAGGAGCTCATTTGCAACCAGTCCAAGTGCTGGTCCTTAGTTAAGTCTGTGCTTAACATCGACGACTTTATATGA
- a CDS encoding Organelle processing peptidase, producing the protein MLGRTLRRYSSLKSLPKEILNQPITRVTELPNKLKIATVKSTCEVPTIGIWISSGSKYENKHNNGVAHFLEHMIFKGTNKRNRIQLEKEIENMGAHLNAYTAREQTSYYCRCFKDDIKWCIELLSDILSNSIFDENLINMEKHVILREMEEVEKSKDEVIFDKLHMTAFRDHPLGYTILGPVENIKNMNRQSIINYINTNYTSDRMVLCAVGDVEHEQVVKLAEQHFSHLKPQSTNVGSTSNIDNVKPYFCGSEIIMRDDDSGPSAHVAVAFEGVDWKSPDSITFMLMQCIIGTYKKSEEGILPGKLSANRTVNNICNKMTIGCADYFSAFNTCYNNTGLFGFYVQCDELAVEHALGELMFGVTSLSYSITDEEVELAKIQLKTQLINMFESSSTLAEEVSRQILVYGRNIPLAEFLLRLDKIDTEEVKRVAWKHLHDREIAVAAMGALHGMPQYYDLRQKTFWLRY; encoded by the coding sequence ATGCTGGGGCGAACACTCCGGAGGTACAGCTCGCTGAAGAGCCTCCCGAAGGAAATCCTGAACCAACCAATCACACGCGTGACCGAGTTGCCCAACAAGCTGAAAATAGCCACCGTGAAGAGCACGTGTGAAGTTCCTACCATAGGCATCTGGATCAGTAGTGGCAGTAAGTATGagaacaaacacaacaatgGGGTAGCTCACTTTCTGGAACACATGATATTTAAAGGGACAAACAAAAGAAACCGAATCCAACTAGAGAAGGAAATTGAAAACATGGGAGCACATCTAAATGCATATACAGCTAGAGAACAGACCAGTTACTACTGTCGGTGCTTTAAGGACGACATAAAGTGGTGCATAGAGCTGTTAAGTGACATCCTATCGAACAGTATTTTCGATGAGAACCTTATTAACATGGAAAAGCATGTCATCCTTAGAGAGAtggaagaagtggaaaagtCCAAGGATGAAGTCATTTTCGACAAGCTACACATGACCGCCTTTCGGGATCACCCCCTAGGGTACACAATTCTCGGACCagtagaaaatataaaaaatatgaatcgACAGAGCATCATAAATTACATCAATACGAACTACACGTCTGACAGGATGGTTCTCTGTGCAGTGGGTGACGTGGAGCATGAACAGGTTGTAAAATTGGCTGAGCAGCATTTCAGCCATTTAAAGCCTCAATCTACTAACGTAGGTTCTACATCTAATATAGATAATGTAAAACCGTACTTTTGTGGGTCCGAAATTATCATGAGAGATGACGATTCAGGACCTAGTGCACATGTAGCTGTAGCCTTCGAAGGAGTGGACTGGAAGTCTCCCGATTCCATCACCTTCATGTTAATGCAGTGCATCATTGGTacttacaaaaaaagtgaagaaggtATCCTCCCGGGAAAACTTTCGGCCAACAGAACCGTCAACAATATTTGCAACAAAATGACCATCGGTTGTGCAGACTATTTTTCTGCATTCAACACCTGCTACAACAATACGGGATTGTTTGGGTTCTATGTACAATGTGATGAGCTAGCTGTAGAACATGCTTTGGGAGAACTCATGTTTGGAGTTACTTCCCTCAGTTATAGCATAACAGATGAAGAAGTCGAACTAGCCAAAATACAACTAAAGACGCAACTCATTAATATGTTCGAATCGTCATCCACCCTGGCAGAAGAAGTGTCCAGGCAGATTCTCGTATACGGAAGAAACATCCCCCTAGCAGAGTTCCTACTCAGGTTAGACAAAATCGACACGGAAGAAGTGAAACGCGTTGCTTGGAAACATCTGCATGACAGGGAGATAGCCGTTGCCGCCATGGGCGCACTGCACGGCATGCCCCAATACTACGACCTCAGGCAGAAGACCTTCTGGCTGAGGTACTAG
- a CDS encoding Gamma-tubulin complex subunit: protein MSLSPSGSGANAPSYAGHAGHPGHPSLANHAIHPNQGSLDPTNTHVYREALPGRTPLNADLDSKKKEEQFKSITHFAKYLFFIAKKIAYEDNHGFRGTTTHQNTNDELKKALVKHLIYKLNKILSSLINFNVLQYNENVNVKQEVEYLCLKNSNITLNKIRLMLSKLENSGTNYRYVLYILLKLHSFDEQNGVQGSSVFVGQASPPGGDNPSVANAVRNVNPSQGTIQPERRENGSPPEGDSHRYAHNRVPTNVGVSQRKEDPYKEEQGSKLVDTNGGRLQQQSGHDGKRYFQATQDRNRHLQPTPPEGQPHNQRTQDGGQFRLSIQGQPGRSDPRSDPPRDPLCEKNFINKSLYATIILNNKFNNLDVEETLLMKDLIYPLQGMSGQYIKYDKADRCFYVCNRKVSIGMHHLVNNISSVGLHFRRIKKIVGVSASEGGATGEDAHSDADDWGDLTDGGDNNHHHDPDERRHSNQPRRKGSLVIDALHQIVREYINEYYKLLSYLESDINEHIHKNTVYVGVKKLQLRLQESYKIMRVLTNVVDESRRSTGCNFLSFLYSKSQTYDYEEQKIYRAILQRCLKPINAILKQWVDNGTLKDKYHETFISTNKNVPSEKVWCYKFCLNSNNIPLFLSVSTAKRILLTGKSVHLLNTFGGEGTHFDEPTGKTNPHQQSERNQSANQLPHRMDLHNMPTDESPPPGEVDVFSIRDVNTYVENIDRYVKKLCMRKNKRLIAMLVNKYGLYEHFKAFRHFLLLVDGDFFETIFDNMKTDLYMDAEELKRHYLNSKLDLCIKSSSLFTSNQRILNKLILDKFQVKRGDIGWDVLVFDFLVEKPLDIIFTQRVRSIYKTINVLLIKLKKIHYELANIWYLFTHLFKIMSVVCYNNVFIYCNIMRNEMFHFIQNLLSYFYYDVIDMNWREFKNVIFNCNDLDRLIHEHYQYISQIQFDLFLGNTVDGGGVQNHPIPPSSVSSSTSSILSDVDSTSDGYLNSSFGSPPPGGATDFVYAPSHLGEPSGKFVPLPGGIPHPSSKNAEASYYTDAVPQTGSTNNRTHNVDSETHLCMYRILDIITRFINLTSALISSVCEGYSEIKQLTDTKKDDRTHTDNDIDYVNNFINTKIIGEKTIRDLKVLLKYYRNYIYKFICLLLSDNKSLCAHSRVSKRDKLNSHRLLAARLDFNLYYVNISKLMDGASPKLNISNQIKMINRGQPTKPQIG from the coding sequence ATGAGCCTGAGCCCTAGTGGCAGCGGTGCCAACGCGCCAAGTTACGCCGGTCATGCCGGTCACCCAGGCCACCCAAGCCTTGCCAACCATGCCATCCACCCTAACCAGGGCAGCCTCGATCCCACCAACACCCACGTGTACAGGGAGGCGCTCCCCGGAAGAACCCCCCTCAATGCGGATCTggacagtaaaaaaaaggaggagcagTTTAAGAGTATTACCCACTTTGCCAAGTACCTCTTCTTCATcgcgaaaaaaattgcctacGAGGATAACCACGGGTTCAGAGGAACCACCACGCACCAAAATACAAACGACGAATTGAAGAAGGCACTTGTGAAACACCTGATCTATAAGCTGAACAAAATTCTCTCCTCACTCATAAACTTCAACGTCCTCCAATACAATGAAAACGTTAATGTAAAACAGGAGGTGGAATACCTGTGTCTAAAAAACAGTAACATCACTCTTAACAAGATAAGATTAATGTTAAGCAAATTGGAAAACAGTGGGACCAACTACAGATACGTCTTGTATATCCTGTTGAAGCTGCATAGCTTCGATGAACAGAATGGTGTGCAGGGTTCCTCTGTATTTGTCGGTCAGGCCTCCCCCCCAGGTGGGGACAACCCTTCCGTAGCAAATGCCGTGAGAAATGTGAACCCCTCTCAGGGGACAATACAACCTGAGAGACGCGAAAACGGCTCCCCCCCCGAGGGAGACAGTCATAGGTATGCCCACAACAGGGTACCTACAAACGTGGGTGTAAgtcaaagaaaggaagaccCCTACAAGGAGGAACAGGGATCCAAGTTGGTAGACACAAACGGGGGGAGGCTGCAACAGCAAAGTGGGCATGATGGGAAGAGGTACTTCCAGGCCACACAGGATCGGAACAGGCACCTCCAACCCACCCCCCCAGAGGGACAACCGCACAATCAACGCACGCAAGATGGAGGCCAGTTCAGGCTGTCCATTCAGGGACAACCCGGTCGGAGTGACCCCCGTAGTGACCCCCCTCGTGACCCCCTCTGCGAAAAAAACTTCATAAACAAGAGCCTCTACGCAACGATCATTCTAAACAACAAATTTAACAACCTAGACGTGGAGGAAACCCTACTCATGAAGGATCTGATCTACCCCCTGCAAGGAATGAGTGGCCAGTACATAAAGTATGACAAGGCAGACCGTTGCTTCTATGTCTGCAACCGGAAAGTCAGTATCGGTATGCACCACCTGGTGAACAATATAAGTAGTGTGGGTCTACACTTCCGACGGATTAAGAAGATTGTTGGCGTTTCCGCTTCAGAGGGAGGTGCCACAGGGGAGGACGCTCACAGTGATGCAGACGATTGGGGGGACCTCACCGATGGGGGGGACAACAACCACCACCACGATCCAGACGAAAGGCGCCATTCTAACCAACCCCGCAGGAAAGGCAGTCTAGTCATCGACGCGCTGCACCAAATAGTACGCGAATACATCAACGAATATTACAAGCTACTCTCCTACCTTGAAAGTGACATAAACGAACACATCCATAAAAATACAGTCTACGTCGGGGTTAAGAAATTACAGCTGCGTCTGCAAGAATCGTATAAGATAATGCGGGTTCTAACAAACGTCGTGGATGAGTCCCGCAGAAGCACCGGTTGCAActttctctccttcctctACTCAAAGTCCCAAACGTACGATTATGAAGAGCAGAAAATATACCGAGCAATTCTACAGAGGTGTCTAAAGCCAATAAACGCTATTCTAAAACAATGGGTAGATAACGGTACGTTGAAGGATAAGTACCACGAAACGTTCATCTCGACGAATAAGAACGTCCCATCGGAGAAGGTATGGTGTTACAAATTCTGCCTGAACAGCAATaacattcctctttttttaagtgtcAGTACGGCGAAACGGATTCTCCTGACTGGGAAAAGCGTGCACCTGCTGAACACCTTCGGGGGGGAAGGCACCCACTTCGACGAACCAACCGGGAAGACGAATCCACACCAACAGTCGGAAAGGAACCAGTCGGCCAACCAACTTCCCCACAGAATGGATCTGCACAATATGCCGACAGATGAATCACCCCCGCCAGGCGAAGTGGACGTATTTTCCATTCGTGATGTGAACACCTACGTGGAAAACATCGATCGGTATGTAAAGAAGCTTTGCATGCGAAAGAACAAGCGGCTGATTGCCATGCTGGTGAACAAATACGGGCTGTATGAGCACTTCAAGGCGTTCCGgcacttcctccttctcgtGGATGGAGATTTCTTCGAAACGATATTCGATAACATGAAAACGGACCTATACATGGATGCAGAGGAGCTCAAACGGCACTACCTAAACAGTAAGTTGGACCTCTGCATAAAGTCCTCCTCCTTATTCACCTCCAATCAGAGAATTCTTAACAAATTAATACTTGATAAGTTCCAAGTAAAGAGAGGAGACATCGGGTGGGACGTCCTCGTCTTTGACTTCCTAGTCGAAAAACCGTTAGACATTATTTTCACGCAAAGAGTGAGGAGCATCTACAAGACCATTAATGTTCTCCTAAtaaagctaaaaaaaatacactacGAATTGGCAAACATCTGGTATCTATTCACCCacttatttaaaattatgaGCGTAGTTTGTTACAACaatgtgttcatttattGCAATATAATGCGGAATGAGATGTTCCACTTCATCCAGAACCTACTCTCCTACTTCTACTACGACGTCATCGATATGAACTGGAGGGAATTCAAGAACGTCATATTCAACTGCAATGACTTGGACCGACTAATACATGAGCACTACCAGTATATAAGTCAGATACAGTTCGACCTCTTTCTTGGGAACACCGTGGATGGTGGGGGGGTACAAAATCATCCTATCCCCCCCTCGTCTGTATCTTCTTCGACTTCATCGATCCTTTCAGATGTGGACTCCACTTCGGATGGCTACTTGAACAGCTCGTTCGGATCCCCACCCCCTGGAGGTGCAACTGACTTTGTCTATGCGCCTTCACATTTGGGTGAACCATCTGGCAAGTTCGTTCCCCTTCCTGGGGGAATTCCCCACCCGTCTAGCAAAAACGCCGAAGCGAGTTATTACACAGATGCAGTTCCCCAGACGGGTTCAACAAACAATAGAACCCACAACGTGGATAGCGAAACGCATCTCTGCATGTATAGAATCCTGGATATCATAACTCGCTTTATCAATCTCACCAGTGCGCTCATCTCTTCCGTCTGTGAAGGCTACTCAGAGATAAAACAACTCACAGATACCAAGAAGGATGACAGAACCCATACAGACAACGACATTGACTACGTCAACAATTTTATTAACACTAAGATCATTGGAGAGAAGACCATTCGGGACCTTAAGGTCCTCCTCAAATATTACAGAAACTACATCTACAAGTTTATTTGTCTCCTCCTAAGTGACAACAAGTCCCTCTGTGCACACTCCCGTGTCTCCAAACGGGACAAACTAAACTCCCACCGCCTCCTCGCCGCCCGCCTCGATTTCAACCTCTACTACGTCAACATTTCCAAACTCATGGATGGCGCCTCCCCCAAGCTGAACATCTCCAACCAGATTAAGATGATCAACCGGGGGCAGCCCACTAAGCCGCAAATCGGATAA
- a CDS encoding SGT1-like protein, whose protein sequence is KRSPPDTNQHANHHANHHASIQYEQLEKLKQTKVLLSEKLIRHDWSQTADRVFLTLYKKGLRESDCLYYVEDGHLSLIIKMDGDEIYLLEKRLFSKIIPHRTSLSVTPMKVEVTLEKLQPDVEWSQLEKLEESEKDKPNGLAKDKENLLNPFSGKSTHEWDKLTKSIKEDEDEGSIDTFFRKIYNEGDDDTKRAMIKSFQTSRGTVLSTNWKDVQHKNYEQDKPLPDEK, encoded by the exons AAGAGATCCCCCCCGGACACGAACCAACACGCGAACCACCATGCGAACCACCACGCAAGCATCCAATACGAACAGTTAGAGAAACTGAAGCAGACGAAGGTGTTGCTGAGTGAGAAGCTCATTAG acATGACTGGTCTCAGACGGCCGACCGCGTTTTCTTAACCCTCTACAAGAAGGGCCTCCGTGAAAGCGACTGCCTCTACTACGTCGAAGATGGTCATCTCTCATtaatcataaaaatggaCG GGGACGAGATTTACCTCCTCGAAAAACGACTCTTCTCAAAAATAATTCCCCACCGGACCAGCCTTTCCGTAACGCCA ATGAAAGTCGAAGTTACACTCGAGAAGCTCCAACCAG ACGTTGAATGGTCCCAACTCGAAAAACTCGAGGAAAGCGAAAAGGACAAACCGAACGGACTAGCCAAAGACAAGGAAAACCTCCTAAACCCGTTCAGTGGAAAAAGCACCCACGAGTGGGACAAGCTAACAAAG TCCATAAAGGAAGACGAAGACGAGGGAAGCATCGACACCTTCTTCCGGAAAATATACAACGAGGGCGACGATGATACGAAGAGGGCCATGATCAAGTCGTTT CAAACCTCCCGGGGAACGGTCCTATCCACAAATTGGAAAGACGTCCAGCATAAGAACTACGAACAG GACAAACCGCTACCCGACGAAAAG